The following proteins are co-located in the Colletotrichum lupini chromosome 4, complete sequence genome:
- a CDS encoding chitinase yields the protein MPPVPPQPLPRVITYYQTHHTPDGKPISILPLLTQGGISVTHVILAAIHINDDPHGLTLNDHTPDNPRFLTLWAELRVLQASGVKVLGMLGGAAKGSYERLDGDEEKFEKYYIPLRDMLRSRGLDGIDLDVEEEMSLGGVIRLIDRVRQDFGKDFLISMAPVAVALLNSENNLSGFDYEALEVMRGKEIAWYNAQFYCGWGDVSNPIMYEMILAKGWAPEKVVMGLVTNPENGGGWVPWEMLGAVLLTLRNRYARFGGVMGWEYFNSLPSGREKPWEWAKWMTTMLRADHTHHSPGPVQGSAPVDSTQPVAQEVKKHLVDEVDPDGPNSKDAPLPTAFEYYSDGNVDDD from the coding sequence ATGCCGCCCGTCCCGCCTCAGCCTCTCCCGCGGGTAATCACCTATTACCAAACACATCACACGCCCGACGGCAAGCCCATCTCGATCCTCCCCCTCCTTACCCAAGGAGGGATCAGCGTCACCCACGTAATTCTCGCGGCGATACACATTAACGATGATCCCCACGGCCTTACCTTGAACGACCATACCCCCGATAACCCGCGATTCCTAACACTATGGGCTGAGCTACGGGTGCTGCAGGCCAGCGGCGTCAAGGTACTTGGTATGCTCGGCGGTGCTGCTAAGGGCTCCTACGAGAGGCTGGATGGGGACGAGGAGAAGTTTGAAAAATACTACATACCCTTGCGCGACATGCTCCGCTCACGCGGGCTGGATGGTATCGATCTCGACGTCGAAGAGGAGATGAGCCTAGGCGGTGTTATACGGCTCATTGACCGCGTGCGACAAGACTTTGGCAAGGACTTCCTCATTTCTATGGCGCCCGTGGCCGTGGCACTGCTGAACTCCGAGAACAACCTGAGTGGCTTCGACTACGAGGCTCTGGAGGTCATGCGAGGGAAAGAGATTGCCTGGTACAATGCTCAGTTCTACTGCGGATGGGGCGACGTCAGTAACCCGATCATGTACGAGATGATCCTCGCAAAGGGCTGGGCACCGGAGAAGGTCGTCATGGGCCTGGTCACGAATCCTGAGAACGGTGGCGGATGGGTCCCATGGGAAATGCTCGGCGCTGTGCTTCTGACGCTCCGAAATCGTTATGCGCGGTTTGGAGGAGTCATGGGATGGGAGTACTTCAACAGCTTGCCATCTGGCCGAGAGAAGCCCTGGGAATGGGCAAAGTGGATGACAACGATGTTGCGAGCAGACCATACCCACCACTCACCGGGCCCAGTCCAAGGCTCTGCCCCTGTGGACTCTACCCAGCCTGTCGCGCAGGAAGTCAAGAAGCACTTGGTGGATGAAGTTGATCCGGACGGCCCCAACAGCAAAGACGCACCACTGCCCACGGCCTTTGAGTACTATTCGGATGGCAACGTGGATGATGATTGA
- a CDS encoding NADH:flavin oxidoreductase/NADH oxidase — MPKATTPPPAFAALKDTVLFAPLKLGSISLKHRIVQAPTTRMRSEFESRGVHVPGARVAKYYGERASAGGLQITEATDICLNASAYPGVAGVFTDSQLQGWRKVTDAVHAKGGFIFVQLWHTGRASSGGMRGGETPISSGTQPMDGNYLDGTACKDGPPRPMTIEEIHGLTAEWAAASKRAVEVAGFDGVEIHGANGYLLEQFLHDNINTRTDEYGGSIENRSRFLFEVLSAVSAAIGPEKVGVRLSPYNYFQGTRDSNPNKHWSFISQKIAEMSETERPAYVHMIEPRFDEVLDEEQKLASLSGTKSEATQTNNLTQFRDILKPAGVHFFAAGNFNRDNAVTKLKSGEADAIVFGRYFIANPDLVERLKNGWELNPYDRTTFYGAEPPEKGYNDYEFYKVDNEEVTANA, encoded by the exons ATGCCCAAAGCAACCACTCCTCCCCCGGCCTTTGCCGCTCTGAAGGATACGGTGCTGTTCGCCCCACTGAAGTTGGGTAGCATCAGCCTCAAGCATCGCATCGTGCAA GCACCCACAACTCGCATGAGAAGTGAGTTCGAGTCTCGCGGTGTTCATGTCCCAGGGGCCCGTGTAGCAAAGTACTACGGCGAGCGAGCCAGTGCCGGGGGTCTTCAAATCACAGAGGCCACCGACATCTGCCTCAATGCCAGCGCCTACCCCGGTGTCGCAGGCGTCTTCACCGACTCTCAGCTGCAAGGATGGCGCAAGGTGACTGATGCCGTCCATGCCAAGGGCGGGTTCATTTTTGTTCAGCTTTGGCACACTGGCAGAGCCTCTTCTGGTGGAATGCGTGGAGGCGAGACGCCTATCTCTTCGGGAACCCAGCCAATGGATGGGAACTACCTTGATGGAACTGCGTGCAAAGATGGTCCTCCCAGGCCTATGACCATAGAGGAGATCCACGGCTTGACTGCAGAGTGGGCTGCGGCTTCTAAGCGCGCGGTTGAGGTTGCTGGTTTTGATGGCGTTGAGATTCATG GGGCTAATGGATACTTGCTTGAACAATTCCTCCACGATAACATCAACACTCGCACAGACGAGTACGGTGGATCGATAGAGAACCGCTCAAGATTCCTTTTTGAAGTGTTGTCGGCCGTCAGTGCCGCCATTGGCCCCGAGAAAGTCGGCGTCCGCCTTTCGCCGTACAACTACTTCCAAGGCACAAGAGACAGTAACCCCAACAAGCACTGGTCATTCATTAGCCAAAAGATTGCAGAGATGTCAGAGACTGAGAGGCCCGCCTATGTGCACAT GATCGAGCCTCGCTTTGACGAAGTCCTCGATGAGGAACAAAAGCTTGCCTCGCTGTCTGGAACCAAGTCCGAGGCGACACAGACGAACAATTTGACACAATTCAGGGACATTCTCAAGCCAGCAGGCGTCCACTTCTTCGCCGCTGGCAACTTCAACCGCGACAATGCTGTTACGAAGTTGAAGAGCGGCGAGGCGGATGCGATTGTGTTTGGCAGATATTTCATTGCCAACCCTGATCTTGTGGAGCGGTTGAAGAACGGGTGGGAGTTGAACCCATACGACAGGACGACCTTTTACGGGGCGGAGCCTCCGGAAAAGGGATACAATGACTATGAGTTTTATAAGGTTGATAATGAGGAGGTTACAGCGAATGCTTAG
- a CDS encoding peptidoglycan binding domain-containing protein, with product MSPNSPSSTNSSNLWRSFVQGTTGVKTHHTLATNEAKDDTLLSANYLEEVDKLQVSRETLVPDKGQKSTPKRIVICCDGTWQSSVSGQQNIPSNVTRLARSVALTGSVKENGKEDSICQQVVFYSAGVGTGGGVNILERGRQATFGDGLVASVIEAYNFIVMNYAPHDQLFFFGFSRGAYTARSVAGLITDIGIIQPQEMDDFPALYDLYRRHGHNDSFNFRSSKEYRQWITGVRAKVLEDWQGHEQEDHHWDQKPHNLPPEFTRAIEAVGVFDTVGSLGIPGLTWTQGATTKIARLAPWLGVDDLGFHNPSLSRYIRHAYHALALDEHRQPFTPTLWRLPLKNEQCPGCHEQPKDQLAKKFRSLLKANSKTTEEELSQAWTALIEREMADQLNGDQPELRQVWFPGGHINIGGGNPGLLYGFPFDFEQIALISFTWMCDQIKTFIQLDDEHGYKDGKYTMSTLTDREILSRNRLIHRSRHQQPFGMSWVVQRVRLGLDYSKIYEMFFKSPLYDPEDAWATRPIVDIFAPFMRAMPFFSKFRTPGEYKKDDVGNDLGQTNEEIHPSVNYRVANHATYNPRSLEGFIRSKKMASKGEKHEFLYEWKKGHVVVPEYVIKPADLIARRLAEVSAGGNKFVDALVKRAEVMLQRS from the exons ATGTCGCCCAACTCGCCTTCAAGTACAAACTCCTCAAACCTTTGGCGATCTTTCGTCCAAGGGACGACAGGCGTCAAGACCCACCACACATTGGCGACGAATGAAGCCAAAGACGACACCCTTCTCTCCGCCAACTACCTCGAGGAAGTAGATAAACTGCAAGTTTCTCGCGAGACTCTCGTACCAGACAAGGGCCAGAAATCTACCCCCAAGCGCATAGTTATCTGCTGCGACGGGACCTGGCAATCTTCCGTCAGCGGCCAACAGAACATTCCATCCAACGTGACCCGCCTAGCCCGCTCCGTCGCGCTTACGGGATCGGTCAAAGAGAATGGAAAAGAGGATAGCATCTGCCAGCAGGTCGTCTTCTACAGCGCCGGCGTCGGCACGGGTGGTGGCGTGAATATCCTCGAGAGGGGCAGGCAGGCGACCTTTGGCGACGGGCTTGTGGCCAGTGTCATCGAGGCGTACAACTTCATCGTTATGAACTATGCCCCGCACGACCAACTCTTTTTCTTTGGCTTCTCCCGAGGGGCGTACACGGCTCGCTCTGTTGCAGGTCTTATTACAGATATTGGAATCATTCAGCCCCAGGAAATGGACGACTTCCCGGCTCTGTACGACCTCTACCGAAGACATGGCCATAATGACAGCTTCAACTTCCGTTCATCGAAGGAGTACCGACAGTGGATCACCGGTGTTCGTGCAAAGGTTCTCGAAGACTGGCAAGGTCACGAGCAAGAAGATCATCACTGGGACCAAAAGCCGCATAATCTTCCCCCAGAGTTTACTAGAGCCATTGAGGCCGTCGGAGTATTTGACACAGTCGGTAGTTTGGGAATTCCCGGCTTGACTTGGACGCAGGGCGCGACTACCAAAATCGCTAGACTTGCCCCTTGGCTTGGCGTCGATGACCTTGGATTTCACAACCCATCCCTGAGTAGAT ATATCAGGCATGCTTACCATGCACTCGCGCTCGACGAGCATCGACAGCCATTTACGCCAACGCTTTGGCGTCTCCCGCTGAAGAACGAGCAATGTCCCGGCTGCCATGAACAGCCAAAAGACCAGCTTGCGAAGAAGTTCAGGTCACTTTTGAAAGCGAACTCGAAGACCACAGAAGAGGAGCTTTCCCAAGCATGGACGGCCTTGATCGAGCGTGAGATGGCGGACCAGCTCAACGGTGATCAGCCTGAGCTGCGGCAGGTTTGGTTCCCTGGCGGACATATCAATATCGGAGGCGGTAATCCAGGCCTTCTCTACGGCTTTCCCTTTGATTTTGAGC AAATTGCTCTGATTTCGTTCACATGGATGTGCGACCAGATCAAGACCTTCATCCAGCTCGACGATGAGCACGGATACAAGGACGGGAAGTATACAATGTCGACGCTGACCGATCGCGAAATCTTATCTCGAAACCGGCTCATCCATCGCTCGCGCCATCAGCAACCCTTCGGTATGAGCTGGGTGGTGCAGCGCGTGCGCCTGGGGCTGGACTACAGCAAAATTTACGAGATGTTTTTCAAGTCCCCTTTGTACGACCCGGAAGACGCCTGGGCCACGAGGCCAATCGTCGACATATTCGCGCCCTTCATGAGAGCCATGCCGTTCTTCTCGAAGTTTAGAACTCCTGGAGAATATAAGAAAGACGATGTCGGCAATGATCTCGGCCAGACAAATGAGGAGATCCACCCGTCTGTCAACTACCGCGTGGCGAATCACGCCACATACAATCCTAGATCTCTGGAGGGGTTCATCAGGTCGAAGAAGATGGCGAGCAAGGGAGAGAAGCACGAGTTTCTGTATGAGTGGAAGAAGGGTCACGTTGTCGTACCGGAGTATGTGATCAAGCCGGCCGATCTGATCGCACGCCGCCTGGCCGAGGTTTCAGCAGGGGGCAATAAGTTTGTTGACGCTCTGGTAAAAAGAGCCGAGGTTATGCTGCAGCGTAGCTGA
- a CDS encoding FAD binding domain-containing protein, which produces MAITLSAPSKAGSGQNAVACILYRQHHHITQSTSDDRKLHKAYTSIMSPSTSRSYLIQEKQQRDASTKLHVIIVGAGLGGLGAAISTLLAGHDVTVLEAASNIGEVGAGIQVLPNAARVLFSWGLEEKLEKYATKPQKCNFIGWKGNFLSEMDYHQYAAAAGDFPFWDFHRSDLHRCLLERAVELGAKLETNAKVDTFTISPDDTTATVYLVGGRSLTCDLLVGADGINSKLREEFLCKPDPPQLTGDLAYRLLLNTADMLKDPELRHFVENPQVNYWVGPDKHAVNYVLKGGQLFNMVLLVPDDMPVDGGNTLQGNIEEMRGHFAGWDPRIGKMLQMCDEVLKWRLCIRPGLEPTWSHPSGAFTMLGDAVHATLPYLASGAGMALEDGGVLGLCLARLTDTSAASKRQALKVYEDCRRERTERVVRRGTYNQWIYHLHDGPEQVERDAKFKEFEEMDAKWLSGDSAVLPASQETGDDPFPWRYHGVGRWLLTYDMWKDIESKWPSDSAGTSAKGGNPTPRATHSRERQNGIALREGVQVLAVPRIWFVTKDTNNSIQPAGPAEAAEHYIDSSTVEKDAAAFPIPCPCLRANILGALEDFNTTRMEEPLLSRGKLGNINMRVALTIGDEESRTMGSPTWRLAHEADSRRPLVVILLNRELKHPEYISLRSSSPSPDSDLLIHPHHLRSSRTSSASSTGSSILPSVSPRALDTCQYFKMRSAILVAAISGLAAAGPVAPRDTTAQNGIDLSAFDAEPVPTKVGPAVGATVETPTYDPAVAKAEASKDAAANPIAVSNSTLAARTVTPAGCGAKQPDGYGPVSSPDDYATFMNDPQFTTIATNAQVPAGYSLSFSNKQGATECNTYLGLYTMKTFDTIKCQQYCDAAPACYGINVYMERDPKWDPTDACPNPASITNYKCTLWGSAVTAETATNVGQWRNQFHVGVTGSNGYSKLAPPPSYADFTGPVAFGGATQAPKSYMGSKYYPGVYNPEQCAVACKANTKYDHDHPRADGTYDACNFFNAYVLSKNNVPQGTYCSLYTQSWDKSYSTNVGQWRGSDYYSVSSSYGYTLTVQDAGKI; this is translated from the exons ATGGCGATCACGTTGAGTGCACCGAGTAAAGCCGGCAGTGGCC AGAACGCTGTAGCATGCATTT TGTACCGACAACATCATCACATAACACAGTCAACATCAGATGACAGGAAGTTGCATAAGGCCT ACACCAGCATCATGTCGCCGTCGACTTCGAGGAGTTATTTGATTCAAGAAAAGCAACAGCGCGATGCGAGTACTAAGCTTCAC GTGATAATTGTGGGAGCGGGTCTAGGTGGCCTAGGCGCCGCCATCTCGACGCTGCTGGCTGGACACGATGTCACGGTTCTAGAGGCCGCCTCAAATATCGGCGAGGTCGGTGCGGGCATCCAAGTCCTCCCGAACGCCGCCCGCGTCCTATTCTCCTGGGGCTTGGAGGAGAAGCTGGAAAAGTACGCCACAAAGCCCCAGAAATGCAACTTCATCGGCTGGAAAGGCAACTTCCTGTCCGAAATGGATTATCACCAGTACGCCGCGGCGGCGGGAGATTTCCCCTTCTGGGATTTTCATCGCTCCGACCTGCATCGGTGTCTCCTCGAGCGCGCAGTAGAGCTTGGCGCGAAGCTCGAGACGAATGCAAAGGTCGATACTTTTACAATCTCACCGGATGACACGACGGCTACGGTGTACCTCGTTGGCGGACGCAGCCTGACGTGCGACCTTCTCGTTGGCGCGGACGGCATCAACTCCAAGCTGAGGGAGGAGTTCCTATGCAAGCCTGATCCACCTCAGCTGACAGGGGACCTGGCATATCGACTGCTTTTGAACACGGCCGACATGCTCAAGGACCCCGAATTGAGGCACTTTGTGGAGAACCCCCAAGTCAACTACTGGGTTGGACCGGACAAGCACGCGGTGAACTATGTTCTCAAGGGCGGTCAGCTCTTCAACATGGTGTTGCTGGTGCCGGACGACATGCCCGTCGACGGCGGCAACACCCTGCAGGGAAACATTGAGGAGATGCGGGGCCATTTTGCAGGCTGGGATCCCCGCATCGGCAAGATGCTCCAGATGTGCGATGAGGTTCTCAAATGGAGACTGTGCATCCGGCCAGGCCTGGAACCAACGTGGTCCCATCCGTCTGGCGCCTTCACGATGCTCGGAGACGCCGTGCACGCGACGCTGCCTTACCTGGCCAGCGGGGCGGGTATGGCGCTCGAGGACGGAGGGGTTCTGGGTCTCTGCCTCGCTCGACTGACCGACACTTCAGCCGCATCAAAGCGACAGGCCCTAAAGGTCTACGAGGACTGCCGACGGGAGCGGACGGAGAGGGTCGTCCGCCGCGGAACATACAACCAGTGGATCTATCACCTCCACGACGGGCCAGAGCAGGTTGAGCGAGATGCGAAGTTCAAGGAGTTTGAGGAGATGGACGCGAAGTGGCTGAGCGGGGATTCAGCCGTGTTACCCGCATCTCAGGAGACAGGAGATGACCCCTTTCCGTGGAGGTATCATGGCGTAGGGAGGTGGTTATTGACATACGACATGTGGAAGGATATCGAATCGAAATGGCCCTCCGACTCGGCCGGCACATCGGCAAAAGGAGGAAACCCAACCCCTCGGGCAA CACACTCGCGAGAACGTCAAAACGGTATCGCCCTGCGTGAGGGCGTGCAGGTATTGGCAGTCCCGAGGATTTGGTTCGTTACCAAGGATACAAACAACTCAATCCAGCCAGCTGGGCCAGCTGAAGCAGCTGAGCATTATATTGACTCTAGCACAGTGGAGAAGGATGCC GCCGCGTTTCCCATCCCATGTCCATGTCTGAGGGCTAATATCCTCGGAGCCCTCGAGGACTTCAACACCACCAGAATGGAAGAGCCGC TTCTGTCCAGAGGAAAACTTGGGAACATCAACATGCGCGTGGCACTCACGATA GGTGACGAGGAGTCCAGAACCATGGGCTCGCCCACGTGGAGGCTTGCCCACGAGGCAGATTCACGGCGGCCGCTTGTTGTCATTTTGCTGAATCGTGAGCTGAAGCATCCTGAATACATAAGTCTGCGATCTTCCTCCCCATCTCCCGATTCAGATCTTCTTATCCATCCTCATCATCTCAGAAGCTCCCGAACATCCTCAGCTTCCTCAACCGGGTCATCAATACTTCCTTCAGTCTCGCCACGTGCTCTAGACACCTGCCAATACTTCAAGATGCGTTCCGCTATCCTCGTCGCCGCCATCTCTGGCCTTGCTGCCGCCGGCCCTGTCGCTCCCCGTGACACTACTGCCCAGAACGGTATTGATCTGAGTGCTTTCGAT GCTGAGCCTGTTCCTACCAAGGTTGGCCCCGCTGTCGGTGCCACCGTCGAGACTCCCACCTACGACCCGGCGGTCGCCAAGGCTGAGGCCTCAAAGGATGCCGCGGCCAACCCCATTGCCGTCTCCAACTCCACCCTGGCCGCCCGTACGGTTACTCCCGCCGGCTGCGGAGCCAAGCAGCCCGACGGCTACGGACCCGTGTCCAGCCCGGATGACTATGCCACCTTCATGAACGACCCTCAGTTCACTACCATTGCCACCAATGCTCAGGTGCCTGCCGGCTACAGCCTGTCGTTCTCCAACAAGCAGGGCGCCACCGAGTGCAATACCTACTTGGGTCTCTACACCATGAAGACCTTTGACACTATCAAGTGCCAGCAG TACTGCGATGCCGCTCCTGCATGCTACGGTATCAACGTCTACATGGAGAGAGACCCCAAGTGGGACCCTACCGATGCGTGCCCCAACCCTGCCAGCATCACCAACTACAAGTGCACCCTCTGGGGTTCCGCCGTCACCGCGGAGACCGCCACCAATGTTGGACAGTGGAGAAACCAGTTCCACGTCGGTGTGACTGGATCGAACG GATACTCCAAGCTTGCGCCTCCCCCTTCTTACGCCGACTTCACCGGCCCTGTTGCCTTCGGCGGCGCCACCCAGGCCCCCAAGTCATACATGGGATCCAAGTACTACCCCGGTGTCTACAACCCTGAGCAGTGCGCCGTCGCCTGCAAGGCCAACACCAAGTACGACCACGACCACCCCAGAGCTGACGGCACCTACGATGCCTGCAACTTCTTCAACGCCTACGTCCTCAGTAAGAACAACGTTCCCCAGGGAACTTACTGCTCCCTGTACACCCAGTCCTGGGACAAGTCCTACAGCACCAACGTCGGACAGTGGAGAGGCAGCGACTACTACTCCGTCTCCTCCAGCTACGGATATACTCTTACTGTCCAGGACGCTGGAAAGATCTAA
- a CDS encoding major facilitator superfamily transporter codes for MSAPSEKSVTKDATESSLRQTASGSVIQGDASSVGDSVLRDFYTGAVNENYRLKSELIAKHLGEIGMGKFQWILFVVNGFGWIVDNFWSQGITAIRPPIGNEFTDIAKLSFSSVAYYVGLIVGASFWGTTADLIGRKPAFNATILYGGVFACAVAGVQNFTGFCIIWAIIGTAAGGNVPVDSVVFLEFVPQTHQWLLVSLSGWWNLGQVIVSLLAWVFLANFACDSTEAPCRMQDNMGWRYLMITLGGIAIAFGLIRIMAFKIPESPKFLISKGRDAEAVEAVNYIARYNKRPESLTLEMLQAIDRQCAGISESDAGSAAPAAAAVDPDMAPRGSKLSHMEILKESFRDYNADNYKKLFAGRKMAQHTSVTFLIWLTVGVAYPLYFAFIPSYLATKSTYSANTSLNHTYMIYCIVSAAGVLGPIAAGFCVETRFGRRWMMAASAVLTGVFLFAYTAVGTEAADIGFQCATGILGNFEYAVMYAFTPESFPGPVRGTGTGIAATLLRVGGLAASFVSTYAGYTVVPIYASAALWIVVGLFCIGLPYETHGHASL; via the exons ATGTCTGCTCCGAGCGAGAAGAGTGTCACAAAGGATGCGACGGAGTCGAGCTTGAGGCAGACGGCCTCCGGGTCCGTTATCCAGGGAGATGCAAGTTCCGTCGGCGACTCGGTCCTCCGTGATTTTTACACGGGCGCCGTGAACGAGAACTATCGTCTCAAGTCGGAGCTAATCGCGAAGCACTTGGGCGAGATTGGCATGGGAAA ATTCCAATGGATCCTCTTCGTCGTCAACGGCTTCGGCTGGATTGTCGACAACTTTTGGTCCCAGGGAATCACAGCAATCCGGCCACCGATCGGCAACGAGTTCACCGACATTGCGAAATTGAGCTTCAGCTCCGTAGCGTACTACGTCGGGCTGATCGTCGGCGCCTCCTTTTGGGGCACCACCGCCGATCTCATCGGTCGCAAGCCCGCCTTTAACGCCACGATCCTCTACGGCGGCGTCTTTGCGTGCGCCGTGGCCGGCGTTCAAAACTTTACGGGTTTCTGCATCATCTGGGCCATTATCGGTACGGCGGCGGGCGGTAACGTACCCGTGGACAGCGTCGTGTTTCTGGAGTTTGTTCCCCAGACCCATCAGTGGCTGCTCGTAAGCTTGTCTGGATGGTGGAATTTGGGACAGGTTATCGTGTCGCTCCTGGCGTGGGTTTTCTTGGCCAACTTTGCCTGCGACTCTACGGAAGCTCCTTGCCGCATGCAAGATAACATGGGCTGGCGTTACCTTATGATCACTCTCGGTGGTATCGCCATTGCCTTTGGTCTGATCCGCATCATGGCCTTCAAGATTCCCGAATCGCCCAAATTCCTCATCTCCAAGGGTCGCGATGCCGAGGCCGTCGAAGCCGTAAATTACATTGCGCGCTACAATAAGCGACCGGAATCCCTCACCCTCGAAATGCTGCAAGCCATCGACAGACAATGCGCCGGTATTTCAGAGTCAGACGCAGGCAGCGCTGCCCCCGCCGCCGCGGCGGTCGACCCCGACATGGCGCCTCGAGGCTCCAAGCTATCCCACATGGAGATCCTCAAGGAAAGCTTCAGGGACTACAACGCCGACAACTACAAGAAACTGTTTGCCGGCCGCAAGATGGCGCAGCACACGTCCGTCACGTTCCTCATCTGGCTGACCGTCGGTGTGGCGTACCCGCTCTACTTCGCCTTCATCCCGTCATACCTCGCGACCAAGTCTACATACTCTGCAAATACCTCGCTGAACCACACCTATATGATTTACTGCATTGTTTCTGCGGCCGGTGTTCTTGGACCCATCGCGGCCGGCTTCTGCGTTGAGACACGCTTTGGCCGCCGCTGGATGATGGCTGCATCTGCGGTCTTGACAGGAGTTTTCTTATTCGCTTACACGGCAGTGGGCACGGAAGCGGCTGATATCGGATTCCAATGCGCAACCGGAATTCTTGGAAACTTTG AGTACGCCGTCATGTATGCCTTCACGCCCGAGTCTTTCCCTGGCCCAGTTCGCGGAACAGGCACTGGCATTGCCGCTACTCTTCTTCGCGTCGGTGGTCTTGCGGCTTCGTTTGTGTCGACGTATGCGGGATACACTGTTGTGCCTATCTATGCTAGTGCTGCTTTATGGATTGTGGTGGGCTTGTTTTGCATCGGATTGCCTTACGAGACCCACGGGCACGCTTCTCTCTAG